A genomic region of Actinomycetota bacterium contains the following coding sequences:
- the secY gene encoding preprotein translocase subunit SecY — MFRAFVNAFKVPDLRKKLLFTLLIIGVYRIGSWIPVPGVDVDLLRDAVAQGTANTFVSVINLFSGGALAAMAVFALGIMPYITASIIMQLLAVVIPRLETLQQEGEQGRRRITQYTRYTTVVLAVLQSTGLTVLARNGQLFGANVMPEATTATVALIVLTLTAGTSMIMWLGELITQRGVGNGMSLIIMVAILASVPSDGNLVRISNGYDAVTMVLVLGILITVAVVFIEQGQRRIPVQYARRQVGRRVYGGQSTYIPLKVNQSGVIPVIFASSLMYLPVLAASITGWPWLQDLNDRYLTNARSPVYILVFALLTIFFAYFYTAITFNPVQVADNMKKYGGFVPGIRPGRATAEYLDRILTRITLPGSLYLAVVAVTPFVALAVANIQAFPLGGVSLLIMVGVSLETMKQVESQLMMRNYEGFLT; from the coding sequence CAAGAAGCTGCTCTTCACCCTGCTGATCATCGGGGTCTACCGCATCGGCTCGTGGATCCCCGTGCCCGGGGTCGACGTCGATCTGCTGCGGGACGCGGTCGCGCAGGGCACCGCCAACACCTTCGTCAGCGTCATCAACCTGTTCTCGGGCGGGGCGCTGGCCGCGATGGCGGTGTTCGCGCTGGGGATCATGCCCTACATCACCGCGAGCATCATCATGCAGCTGTTGGCGGTCGTGATCCCGCGCCTCGAAACGCTGCAGCAGGAGGGCGAGCAGGGCCGCCGCCGCATCACCCAGTACACGCGCTACACGACCGTGGTCCTCGCCGTGCTGCAGTCGACAGGTCTGACCGTGCTAGCACGCAACGGCCAGCTCTTCGGTGCCAACGTGATGCCGGAGGCGACCACGGCAACCGTCGCGCTGATCGTCCTGACGCTGACCGCCGGGACCTCGATGATCATGTGGCTCGGTGAGCTGATCACCCAGCGTGGCGTGGGCAACGGGATGTCGCTGATCATCATGGTCGCGATCCTCGCCAGCGTCCCCTCCGACGGCAACCTCGTCCGCATCTCCAACGGCTACGACGCGGTCACGATGGTGCTGGTCCTGGGCATCCTCATCACCGTGGCGGTGGTGTTCATCGAGCAGGGTCAACGGCGCATCCCGGTCCAGTACGCCCGCCGGCAGGTGGGACGCCGCGTGTACGGGGGACAGTCGACCTACATCCCGCTCAAGGTCAACCAGTCCGGGGTGATCCCGGTCATCTTCGCGTCGTCGCTGATGTACCTGCCGGTCCTGGCGGCCTCGATCACGGGCTGGCCGTGGTTGCAGGACCTCAACGACCGCTACCTCACGAACGCGCGCAGCCCGGTGTACATCCTCGTCTTCGCGCTGCTGACGATCTTCTTCGCGTACTTCTACACCGCGATCACCTTCAACCCCGTCCAGGTTGCCGACAACATGAAGAAGTACGGCGGCTTCGTCCCCGGCATCCGACCCGGTAGGGCGACGGCCGAGTACCTCGACCGCATCTTGACCCGGATCACGCTGCCGGGCTCGCTGTACCTCGCGGTCGTGGCGGTCACGCCGTTCGTGGCGTTGGCGGTCGCCAACATCCAGGCCTTCCCCCTCGGCGGCGTGTCGCTGCTGATCATGGTGGGGGTCTCGCTCGAGACCATGAAGCAGGTCGAGAGCCAGCTCATGATGCGGAACTACGAGGGCTTCCTGACGTGA
- a CDS encoding adenylate kinase: MRVILLGPPGAGKGTQAVRIAGAYGVPHISTGDIFRSNVKNETELGSKAKSYMDAGELVPDDVVIAMVEDRLAQSDTAPGFVLDGFPRTVPQAQALETLLSGLSRPIDVVLRLAITEDEIVRRLTGRRTCRNCGAIYHVESSPAADEDVCDRCGGELYQRDDDKEAVVLNRLDVYHRQTEPLEFFYWQRGLLRDVEAIGSLDEVTHRALGVLSEYEEPRHDTSGR, encoded by the coding sequence GTGCGTGTCATCCTGTTGGGACCCCCCGGGGCCGGGAAGGGGACCCAAGCGGTCCGTATCGCCGGCGCCTACGGGGTCCCCCACATCTCCACCGGCGACATCTTCCGCAGCAACGTCAAGAACGAGACCGAGCTGGGCTCGAAGGCCAAGAGCTACATGGACGCCGGCGAGCTCGTGCCCGACGACGTCGTGATCGCCATGGTCGAGGATCGCCTCGCGCAGTCCGACACCGCCCCCGGCTTCGTGCTCGACGGCTTCCCGCGCACGGTCCCACAGGCACAGGCGCTCGAGACCTTGCTGTCGGGGCTCAGCCGACCCATCGACGTCGTGCTGCGACTCGCCATCACCGAGGACGAGATCGTGCGCCGACTCACCGGCCGCCGCACGTGTCGCAACTGTGGCGCGATCTACCACGTCGAGAGCTCGCCTGCCGCGGACGAGGACGTGTGTGATCGCTGCGGGGGCGAGCTGTACCAGCGCGACGACGACAAGGAGGCGGTCGTGCTCAACCGCCTCGACGTGTACCACCGCCAGACCGAGCCCCTGGAGTTCTTCTACTGGCAGCGGGGTCTACTCCGTGACGTCGAGGCGATCGGTTCCCTCGACGAGGTGACCCATCGTGCCCTCGGGGTCCTCAGCGAGTACGAGGAACCCCGTCACGACACCTCCGGCCGGTGA
- the map gene encoding type I methionyl aminopeptidase, whose translation MIVRKTSAELDKMARAGRVVADVLEALVRLALPGATTLELDAFAEEKIRARGATPSFKGYRGFPATLCTSPNAGVVHGIPSVATVLSEGDVLSIDCGAIVDGYHADSAITVIVGGDAAAPEPVRALVEDTRSALWQGLAQVRSGRALGDIGAAIEQVAVAGGYGLVREYVGHGIGRALHEDPSVPNYGTAGCGARVADGWVVAVEPMFNLGGAATRRLADGWGVVTVDGSPSAHWEHTVAVTPDGPRVLTARSDEPVDPAQWARAQVAKR comes from the coding sequence GTGATCGTCCGCAAGACCAGCGCGGAGCTCGACAAGATGGCGCGTGCGGGTCGCGTCGTCGCCGATGTCCTCGAGGCGCTCGTGCGCCTCGCCCTCCCCGGTGCTACCACGCTGGAGCTCGACGCGTTCGCCGAAGAGAAGATCCGGGCCCGTGGGGCGACACCATCGTTCAAGGGTTACCGGGGCTTTCCCGCGACCCTGTGCACGTCGCCTAACGCCGGTGTGGTCCACGGCATCCCGTCGGTCGCCACGGTGCTGTCCGAGGGTGACGTCCTGTCGATCGACTGCGGCGCGATCGTGGACGGCTACCACGCCGATTCGGCCATCACCGTGATCGTGGGTGGCGACGCCGCGGCTCCGGAGCCGGTCCGCGCGCTCGTCGAGGACACCCGATCGGCGCTGTGGCAGGGGCTGGCGCAGGTGCGGTCGGGTCGCGCCCTCGGCGACATCGGGGCGGCGATCGAGCAGGTCGCGGTCGCGGGCGGCTACGGACTCGTGCGCGAGTACGTCGGCCACGGCATCGGCCGCGCCCTCCACGAGGACCCGTCGGTACCCAACTACGGGACCGCCGGGTGTGGGGCACGGGTGGCCGACGGCTGGGTCGTGGCCGTCGAGCCGATGTTCAACCTCGGCGGCGCCGCGACGCGCAGACTGGCTGACGGCTGGGGCGTCGTGACGGTCGACGGGTCGCCCTCGGCGCACTGGGAGCACACCGTCGCCGTCACTCCTGACGGGCCGCGCGTCCTCACCGCCCGTTCGGACGAGCCCGTCGATCCGGCGCAGTGGGCCCGTGCTCAAGTAGCGAAGCGGTAG
- the infA gene encoding translation initiation factor IF-1, whose product MGRTNALAEKEEAIQVEGTVIEPLPNTMFRVELENGHKVLAHISGKMRMHYIRILPGDRVVVELSPYDLTRGRITYRYK is encoded by the coding sequence ATGGGAAGAACGAACGCGTTGGCCGAGAAAGAGGAAGCGATCCAGGTGGAGGGCACGGTGATCGAGCCGTTGCCGAACACCATGTTTCGGGTCGAGCTGGAGAACGGGCACAAGGTGCTCGCACACATCTCCGGCAAGATGCGGATGCACTACATCCGCATCCTCCCCGGCGATCGCGTCGTCGTCGAGCTGTCCCCCTACGACCTCACCCGCGGCCGCATCACCTACCGCTACAAGTGA
- the rpmJ gene encoding 50S ribosomal protein L36 encodes MKVHPSVKKMCDRCKIIRRKGRVRVICTNPRHKQRQG; translated from the coding sequence GTGAAGGTCCATCCCTCCGTGAAGAAGATGTGCGACCGGTGCAAGATCATCCGGCGCAAGGGCCGCGTGCGCGTGATCTGCACTAACCCCCGCCACAAGCAACGCCAGGGCTGA
- the rpsM gene encoding 30S ribosomal protein S13, producing MARIAGVDLPREKRVLIGLTYIYGIGRTRAEQTLDAAAVDPDTRVGALSDDEVQRLRQHIENNYRVEGDLRREVANNIKRKIEIGSYQGIRHRLGLPVRGQRTHTNARTRKGPRRAVGGIRKRTRKH from the coding sequence ATGGCACGTATCGCCGGCGTCGATCTCCCGCGAGAGAAGCGGGTCCTGATCGGCCTGACCTACATCTACGGCATCGGCCGCACCCGTGCCGAGCAGACCCTCGATGCCGCCGCCGTCGATCCCGACACGCGCGTCGGTGCCCTGTCGGACGACGAGGTGCAGCGTCTGCGCCAGCACATCGAGAACAACTACCGCGTCGAGGGTGACCTCCGCCGCGAGGTCGCCAACAACATCAAGCGCAAGATCGAGATCGGCTCCTACCAGGGCATCCGCCACCGCCTGGGGCTGCCGGTCCGCGGTCAGCGCACGCACACCAACGCCCGCACCCGCAAGGGTCCGCGCCGCGCCGTCGGCGGGATCCGCAAGCGCACCCGGAAGCACTGA
- the rpsK gene encoding 30S ribosomal protein S11: MAQKKQRPRKKERKNVLHAQVHVRATFNNTLITFTDQQGNVLSWSSGGAAGFKGSRKSTPFAAQLAAEQATKAAFEHGVRKVDVLCKGPGAGRETAIRTLAAMGLEVLSIRDITPVPHNGCRPPKRRRV; the protein is encoded by the coding sequence ATGGCACAGAAGAAGCAACGACCCCGCAAGAAGGAACGCAAGAACGTCCTGCACGCGCAGGTCCACGTGCGCGCGACGTTCAACAACACGCTGATCACCTTCACCGATCAGCAGGGCAACGTGCTGTCGTGGAGCTCCGGCGGTGCCGCGGGCTTCAAGGGCAGCCGCAAGAGCACGCCCTTCGCGGCTCAGCTCGCCGCTGAGCAGGCGACCAAGGCCGCGTTCGAGCACGGTGTCCGCAAGGTCGACGTGCTCTGCAAGGGTCCCGGTGCCGGTCGCGAGACCGCCATCCGTACCCTGGCAGCCATGGGCCTCGAGGTGCTCTCGATCCGCGACATCACCCCCGTCCCCCACAACGGCTGCCGCCCCCCCAAGCGGCGCCGCGTCTGA
- the rpsD gene encoding 30S ribosomal protein S4 codes for MARYTGPDCRLCRRERQKLYLKGTKCDSAKCPIERRPYPPGEHGRGRIKESEYLLQLREKQKARRIYGVLEKQFRNYYEEANRRTGLTGETLLQLLEMRLDNVVYRGGLARSRDEARQLVRHRHVAVNGRTVSIPSYRVRPEDVITFREKSRNITQVIGSLEIFGRHPVPDWLSTDTEARQITVRSLPARQMIDVPVQEQLIVELYSK; via the coding sequence ATGGCTCGTTACACCGGCCCCGACTGCAGGCTCTGCCGTCGTGAGCGCCAGAAGCTGTACCTCAAGGGCACCAAGTGCGACTCCGCCAAGTGTCCGATCGAGCGCCGTCCGTACCCGCCCGGTGAGCACGGCCGCGGCCGCATCAAGGAGTCGGAGTACCTGCTCCAGCTCCGCGAGAAGCAGAAGGCTCGGCGCATCTACGGCGTGCTCGAGAAGCAGTTCCGCAACTACTACGAGGAGGCGAACCGCCGCACCGGTCTGACCGGCGAGACCCTCCTCCAGCTGCTCGAGATGCGCCTCGACAACGTCGTCTACCGCGGCGGCCTCGCGCGCTCACGTGACGAGGCGCGCCAACTCGTGCGCCACCGTCACGTGGCCGTGAACGGACGCACCGTCTCGATCCCCTCGTACCGCGTCCGTCCCGAGGACGTGATCACGTTCCGGGAGAAGTCGCGCAACATCACACAGGTGATCGGGTCGCTCGAGATCTTCGGACGCCACCCCGTGCCGGACTGGCTCTCGACCGATACCGAGGCGCGCCAGATCACGGTCCGCTCGCTGCCCGCCCGTCAGATGATCGACGTGCCGGTGCAGGAGCAGCTCATCGTCGAGCTCTACAGCAAGTAG
- a CDS encoding DNA-directed RNA polymerase subunit alpha, translating to MSDFGFYEETEEISLGTTPGGSPFIAYRPRLEEEELEDGQRSRFAIEPLEPGFGYTLGNALRRTLLSSIPGAAVTRIRFTSAQAAGPEGGAVLHEFSAIEGVKEDVTDIILNIKDLVVSSDADEPVEIFLGGDGPGVLTAENIFAPSQIEVINEDLHIATLNANGHLEMYLTVERGRGYRTADENKAGNEPIGVIPVDSVFSPVRRVSYRVESTRVEQMTNYDRLVIDVETDGSVTPAQALSSAGETLKVLFEQFAEFEVTGPGGIVVSPEDAFEALGSPDDSLPIEDLDLSVRSYNCLKREGVGTVGELRRKTEQDLLEIRNFGAKSIDEVKEKLAELGLSLAE from the coding sequence ATGTCGGACTTCGGTTTCTACGAGGAAACAGAGGAGATCTCCCTGGGCACGACGCCGGGAGGCTCGCCGTTCATCGCCTACCGTCCGCGTCTCGAGGAGGAGGAGCTCGAAGACGGTCAGCGATCGCGTTTCGCGATCGAACCGCTCGAGCCCGGCTTCGGGTACACGCTCGGTAACGCGCTGCGGCGCACGCTGCTGTCGTCGATCCCCGGTGCCGCGGTCACCCGCATCCGCTTCACCTCGGCGCAGGCGGCCGGCCCCGAGGGCGGCGCGGTCCTGCACGAGTTCAGTGCCATCGAGGGCGTCAAGGAGGATGTCACCGACATCATCCTGAACATCAAGGACCTCGTCGTGAGCTCCGACGCGGACGAGCCGGTCGAGATCTTCCTCGGTGGTGACGGTCCGGGTGTGCTGACAGCCGAGAACATCTTCGCGCCGTCGCAGATCGAGGTCATCAACGAGGACCTGCACATCGCGACGTTGAACGCCAACGGTCATCTCGAGATGTACCTGACCGTCGAGCGCGGCCGCGGCTACCGCACCGCGGACGAGAACAAGGCCGGCAACGAGCCCATCGGCGTCATCCCGGTCGACTCGGTCTTCAGCCCCGTCCGGCGGGTGTCGTACCGGGTCGAATCGACCCGGGTCGAGCAGATGACCAACTACGACCGGCTCGTGATCGATGTCGAGACCGACGGTTCGGTCACGCCGGCACAGGCCCTGTCGTCCGCCGGTGAGACGCTGAAGGTGCTCTTCGAGCAGTTCGCCGAGTTCGAGGTCACGGGCCCCGGCGGGATCGTCGTCTCGCCCGAGGACGCGTTCGAGGCGTTGGGTTCGCCCGACGACTCCCTCCCGATCGAGGATCTCGATCTGTCGGTGCGGTCCTACAACTGCCTCAAGCGCGAGGGGGTCGGCACCGTCGGAGAGCTGCGGCGCAAGACCGAGCAGGACCTGCTCGAGATCCGCAACTTCGGGGCGAAGTCGATCGACGAGGTCAAGGAGAAGCTGGCCGAGCTCGGACTGTCGCTCGCGGAGTGA
- the truA gene encoding tRNA pseudouridine(38-40) synthase TruA, producing MEAPPIRLRIDLAYDGTPFHGFARQPRYETVQGSLEAALERLLGQAVPTTCAGRTDRGVHALAQVVHLDVDPSVPRASRVLGSLHDLRNRLDALVGEAMTIWSIRQVPTDFDARFSATERRYRYAISDVPAIDPRDRYRYWHVRDALNIGTMRTGARVLVGEHDFASFCRRSQERHRMRRLDAITVARTSKGVVDVRLRGPAFCHQQVRSIVGSLVLVGRGERPPEWMAQVLAARDRSAAGPVAPAHGLTLEGVGYGRRFPAAPLRVG from the coding sequence GTGGAGGCGCCGCCGATCAGGCTGCGCATCGACCTCGCCTACGACGGCACGCCGTTCCACGGTTTCGCGCGGCAACCGCGGTACGAGACCGTCCAGGGCTCCCTCGAGGCCGCGCTCGAGCGGCTCCTCGGGCAGGCCGTCCCCACGACCTGTGCCGGACGGACCGACCGGGGGGTCCACGCGCTCGCGCAGGTCGTGCACCTCGACGTCGATCCGTCGGTCCCGCGTGCCAGCCGCGTGCTCGGCTCGTTGCACGACCTCCGCAACCGTCTCGACGCGCTGGTGGGTGAGGCCATGACGATCTGGTCGATCCGGCAGGTCCCCACCGACTTCGACGCCCGGTTCTCGGCCACCGAGCGGCGCTACCGCTACGCGATCTCGGACGTGCCGGCCATCGATCCGCGCGATCGGTACCGCTACTGGCACGTGCGTGACGCGCTCAACATCGGGACGATGCGCACGGGGGCACGGGTGCTCGTGGGCGAGCACGATTTCGCGTCGTTCTGTCGCCGCTCGCAGGAACGCCACCGCATGCGGCGCCTCGACGCGATCACGGTGGCGCGCACGTCGAAGGGGGTGGTCGACGTGCGCCTCCGTGGTCCGGCGTTCTGCCACCAGCAGGTCCGCTCGATCGTGGGCAGCCTGGTCCTCGTCGGACGGGGCGAGCGGCCGCCGGAGTGGATGGCGCAGGTGCTGGCGGCGCGCGACCGCTCCGCGGCGGGGCCCGTCGCTCCTGCTCACGGGCTGACGCTCGAGGGCGTGGGGTACGGACGCAGGTTCCCGGCGGCACCGCTACGGGTCGGTTGA
- the rplM gene encoding 50S ribosomal protein L13, translating into MRTFSPRPQDIEREWFVVDAEGQTLGRLASRVAQVLRGKHKPIFAPHVDVGDHVIVVNAARVAVSGNKLEDKKYHRHSGYPGGLTSVPFLRLLEESPEKVIERAVRGMLPKNRLGRQMINKLKVYAGPEHPHQAQQPKQLP; encoded by the coding sequence ATGCGCACCTTCTCCCCGCGCCCGCAGGACATCGAGCGCGAGTGGTTCGTCGTCGACGCCGAGGGCCAGACCCTCGGGCGTCTTGCGAGCCGCGTCGCCCAGGTGCTGCGCGGCAAGCACAAGCCGATCTTCGCTCCCCACGTCGACGTCGGTGACCACGTCATCGTCGTGAACGCTGCCAGGGTGGCGGTCTCGGGCAACAAGCTCGAGGACAAGAAGTACCACCGCCACTCCGGCTACCCGGGCGGGCTCACCTCCGTCCCGTTCCTCCGCCTCCTGGAGGAGTCGCCGGAGAAGGTCATCGAGCGGGCCGTCCGCGGGATGCTGCCCAAGAACCGGCTCGGCCGGCAGATGATCAACAAGCTCAAGGTCTACGCGGGCCCCGAGCACCCCCACCAGGCTCAGCAGCCCAAGCAGCTGCCGTAG
- the rpsI gene encoding 30S ribosomal protein S9 produces MADNIYVGRRKTAVARARIRRGSGQFLLNGRPLEDYFRVEKHRFQVTEPFAAVEQDGRWDVIARINGGGITGQAGALRLAIARALVGEDPELRGPLKAAGLLTRDARKVERKKYGLKKARKAPQYSKR; encoded by the coding sequence ATGGCAGACAACATCTACGTCGGCCGCCGCAAGACGGCGGTCGCCCGCGCGCGGATCCGTCGGGGCAGTGGTCAGTTCCTCCTGAACGGGCGTCCGCTCGAGGACTACTTCCGGGTCGAGAAGCACCGCTTCCAGGTGACCGAGCCGTTCGCCGCCGTCGAGCAGGACGGACGGTGGGACGTCATCGCTCGCATCAACGGCGGTGGCATCACCGGCCAGGCCGGGGCGCTGCGGCTCGCGATCGCCCGTGCGCTCGTCGGTGAGGATCCCGAGCTGCGCGGTCCGCTCAAGGCCGCCGGTCTGCTGACGCGTGATGCGCGCAAGGTCGAGCGCAAGAAGTACGGCCTCAAGAAGGCGCGCAAGGCTCCGCAGTACAGCAAGCGGTGA
- the glmM gene encoding phosphoglucosamine mutase, which yields MGRLFGTDGVRGVANVDLTPELALALGRALVAVLKDDERRPSVVIGRDPRWSGEVLEAALVAGITSAGGDAVTVGVLPTPGVAFITPATGAAAGAVISASHNPVGDNGIKFFNHEGFKLTDEQEDRLEGLLGRDDLPRPRGIDIGRRYSDHGAVARYVSHLTGAAETDLSGLRIVVDGANGAASSIGPQVYRQLRADVVTINCAPDGANINREAGSTHPEVLQAAVQDSGADVGVAHDGDADRVIAVTGDGALVDGDVILAILARHRKESGALREDTVVTTVMTNLGFKKAMRELDVEVLETAVGDRYVLEAMRERRLVLGGEQSGHIIQLDEATTGDGLLSAVKLLSVVKHSGQDLDGLSQVMTRLPQVLVNIAVSDRGALEDADDVWAAVAAEEGKLGEDGRVLVRPSGTEPLVRVMVEAPTDEDAQASADRIAAVVREVLNPA from the coding sequence GTGGGTCGGTTGTTCGGTACGGACGGCGTTCGCGGTGTCGCGAACGTCGATCTCACCCCCGAGCTCGCGCTCGCTCTGGGTCGTGCGCTCGTGGCGGTCCTCAAGGACGATGAACGACGTCCCAGCGTCGTCATCGGCCGTGATCCGCGCTGGTCCGGTGAGGTGCTCGAAGCGGCGCTCGTTGCCGGCATCACGTCCGCGGGTGGTGACGCCGTCACCGTCGGCGTCCTACCGACTCCCGGCGTCGCCTTCATCACGCCCGCCACCGGGGCAGCCGCCGGGGCAGTCATCAGCGCGTCGCACAACCCCGTCGGTGACAACGGCATCAAGTTCTTCAACCACGAGGGCTTCAAGCTCACCGACGAGCAGGAGGATCGGCTCGAGGGACTGCTGGGACGCGACGACCTGCCCCGGCCGAGGGGGATCGACATCGGTCGCCGCTACAGCGACCACGGGGCGGTCGCCCGCTACGTATCCCACCTCACCGGCGCCGCCGAGACGGACCTGTCGGGCCTGCGCATCGTCGTCGACGGGGCCAACGGGGCGGCGAGCAGCATCGGTCCCCAGGTCTACCGTCAGCTCCGTGCCGACGTCGTGACTATCAACTGCGCCCCGGACGGTGCCAACATCAACCGCGAAGCGGGCTCGACCCATCCCGAGGTCCTGCAGGCAGCGGTGCAGGACTCCGGGGCGGACGTGGGCGTTGCCCACGATGGTGACGCGGACCGCGTCATCGCCGTGACGGGGGACGGCGCGCTCGTCGATGGCGACGTGATCCTCGCCATCCTCGCCCGCCACCGCAAGGAGTCGGGAGCCCTCCGTGAGGACACGGTGGTCACGACGGTGATGACCAACCTCGGCTTCAAGAAGGCCATGCGTGAGCTCGACGTCGAGGTGCTCGAGACCGCTGTCGGTGACCGCTACGTGCTGGAGGCGATGCGCGAACGACGGTTGGTGCTCGGCGGCGAGCAGTCGGGCCACATCATCCAGCTCGACGAGGCGACCACTGGCGATGGTCTGCTGTCCGCGGTCAAGCTGCTGTCCGTCGTCAAGCACAGCGGGCAGGACCTGGACGGTCTCAGCCAGGTCATGACGCGGCTGCCGCAGGTCCTCGTGAACATCGCGGTCAGCGATCGCGGTGCACTCGAGGACGCGGACGACGTGTGGGCAGCGGTCGCGGCCGAGGAGGGCAAGCTCGGCGAGGACGGGCGGGTCCTCGTCCGTCCCTCGGGCACCGAGCCGCTCGTGCGGGTCATGGTCGAGGCTCCCACCGACGAGGACGCGCAGGCGTCAGCCGACCGCATCGCCGCGGTCGTCCGCGAGGTGCTCAACCCGGCGTAG
- a CDS encoding cell wall-binding repeat-containing protein: MSRRLAVATLLCLLPAVPASGNEQVRVERLGGADRYETAAIVARATFPPGPDRRYDVYVARGDVFPDALAASFVAGYYNGGGPLLLTPTHELHSATRAAIEDLAWRVAILGDEIAVSHRVEEEIRAIPSVEDVYRIAGPDRYWTARHIVGKAPQDHSTTGIVATGADFVDALVAGPLAYTLAMPLLLTTPDRLHEAARDGLEQESSISEVIVVGGRAAVSDVVVREIEAICRDDTGCITAERIGGATRTETATLLANEYLERLGELGQPVEHVNLARGDVFADAAAGAPHAGEEAELAPILLTRDPNTLSSDTRRWLEAHRETLESIHVFGTSDAVSDEVVDEARQAATSR, encoded by the coding sequence TTGAGCCGACGCCTCGCTGTCGCGACGCTGCTGTGTCTGCTGCCCGCCGTGCCAGCGAGTGGCAATGAGCAGGTCCGTGTGGAACGGCTGGGTGGCGCGGACCGGTACGAGACCGCGGCGATCGTCGCCCGCGCGACGTTCCCACCGGGTCCTGATCGCAGGTACGACGTCTACGTCGCGCGGGGGGACGTCTTCCCCGACGCCCTGGCTGCGAGCTTCGTCGCTGGCTACTACAACGGGGGTGGGCCACTGCTGCTGACTCCGACGCATGAGCTGCACTCGGCGACGCGCGCAGCCATCGAGGATCTCGCTTGGAGGGTGGCCATCTTGGGCGACGAGATCGCCGTCTCGCACCGGGTCGAGGAGGAGATCCGGGCCATACCCAGCGTCGAGGATGTGTACCGGATCGCGGGGCCGGACCGGTACTGGACCGCCCGGCACATCGTCGGTAAGGCCCCTCAGGATCACAGCACGACGGGGATCGTGGCCACCGGCGCTGACTTCGTCGACGCGCTCGTGGCCGGACCGCTGGCCTACACGCTGGCCATGCCGCTTCTGCTGACCACGCCCGACCGCCTCCACGAAGCCGCCCGCGACGGGCTCGAACAGGAGAGTTCCATCAGCGAGGTCATCGTGGTCGGGGGCCGCGCTGCGGTCTCGGATGTGGTGGTGCGCGAGATCGAGGCCATCTGCCGTGACGACACGGGGTGCATCACGGCCGAGCGGATCGGTGGCGCTACGCGGACCGAGACCGCGACGCTGCTAGCAAACGAGTACCTGGAACGCCTCGGTGAACTGGGTCAGCCGGTCGAACACGTCAACCTCGCGCGGGGCGACGTGTTCGCCGACGCGGCCGCTGGCGCTCCCCACGCCGGCGAGGAAGCCGAACTCGCGCCGATCCTGCTAACCCGTGACCCGAACACGCTCAGCAGCGACACCCGACGGTGGCTCGAGGCGCACCGCGAGACCCTGGAGAGCATCCACGTGTTCGGGACGAGCGACGCGGTGTCCGACGAGGTGGTCGACGAGGCGCGCCAGGCCGCCACGTCACGGTGA
- a CDS encoding GNAT family N-acetyltransferase, whose protein sequence is MELDIQVLTPERWDDLVALFGDRGAYSGCWCMWWRLSGREFEAHGNRGNRAAFHELVSRDRRPGLLGYLEGVPVGWVSVAPRPQFGRLLRSPLLGPTSEDAVDDTVWSVNCFYVDRRHRGTGVATALLDAGVRHAAEGGARWVEAYPIDPDVQRRSNADSFTGVAAMFEAAGFREVERRKPARPIYRREVGANTAG, encoded by the coding sequence GTGGAACTCGACATCCAGGTCCTGACCCCGGAGCGGTGGGACGACCTCGTCGCACTCTTCGGGGACCGCGGGGCGTACAGCGGCTGCTGGTGCATGTGGTGGCGGCTCAGCGGCCGCGAGTTCGAAGCCCACGGCAACCGCGGCAACCGGGCGGCGTTCCACGAGCTCGTGTCCAGAGACCGTCGTCCGGGCCTGCTCGGCTACCTCGAGGGAGTGCCCGTGGGGTGGGTGAGCGTCGCCCCGCGACCCCAGTTCGGCCGGTTGCTGCGGTCGCCCCTGCTCGGGCCCACGTCCGAGGACGCCGTCGATGACACCGTGTGGTCCGTCAACTGCTTCTACGTGGACCGTCGGCACCGTGGCACCGGGGTCGCCACCGCCCTGCTGGACGCGGGGGTCCGGCACGCGGCGGAGGGCGGGGCGCGGTGGGTGGAGGCCTACCCGATAGATCCCGACGTGCAGCGACGGTCGAACGCCGACAGCTTCACCGGAGTCGCCGCGATGTTCGAGGCCGCCGGGTTCCGTGAGGTGGAGCGCCGCAAGCCCGCACGGCCGATCTACCGACGTGAGGTTGGCGCGAACACCGCGGGGTAG